In Candidatus Effluviviaceae Genus V sp., the following proteins share a genomic window:
- the grpE gene encoding nucleotide exchange factor GrpE: MRQAHRPGRLFRPGHREDVLRQARGGSGGEGGRDQVTFPNDADREEDGRRDARNGGNAPGAGEQESTDLSETAAADIAALRDELEELNTKWLRALADLENYKRRVERERRRWSREAKEEVILPLLEVIDNFERAVACDVPNAPEPDDPFRQGVEMILKHLKSVLAAQGVEPIEACGARFDPNIHEAVQQVESDEHESEEIVSELQRGYTMGDRLLRCSRVVVAK, from the coding sequence CCCGAGGGGGTTCCGGAGGAGAAGGAGGAAGAGACCAGGTGACATTCCCGAACGACGCGGACAGAGAAGAGGACGGGCGACGGGACGCGCGCAACGGGGGGAACGCCCCCGGAGCAGGAGAGCAGGAGTCGACCGATCTCTCGGAGACGGCGGCGGCTGACATCGCCGCGCTCCGCGATGAACTCGAGGAACTGAACACGAAGTGGCTCCGCGCTCTGGCGGATCTCGAGAACTACAAGCGGCGCGTGGAGCGCGAGAGAAGACGGTGGTCCCGTGAAGCGAAGGAGGAGGTCATCCTCCCGCTTCTCGAGGTCATCGACAACTTCGAGCGTGCCGTCGCGTGTGACGTGCCGAACGCGCCGGAGCCGGACGACCCGTTCCGGCAGGGCGTCGAGATGATCCTCAAGCATCTCAAGAGCGTTCTGGCGGCACAGGGCGTCGAGCCGATCGAGGCATGCGGGGCCCGTTTCGACCCGAACATCCATGAGGCCGTGCAGCAGGTCGAGTCCGACGAGCACGAGTCCGAGGAGATCGTGTCGGAGCTTCAGCGCGGCTACACGATGGGCGACAGGCTCTTGAGGTGCTCGCGCGTCGTGGTCGCGAAATAG